A single region of the Phyllostomus discolor isolate MPI-MPIP mPhyDis1 chromosome 14, mPhyDis1.pri.v3, whole genome shotgun sequence genome encodes:
- the ANP32E gene encoding acidic leucine-rich nuclear phosphoprotein 32 family member E isoform X1 has product MEMKKRINLELRNRAPEEVTQLVLDNCHCVNGEIEGLNDTFKKLEFLSMVNVELSSLARLPNLSKLQKLELSNNRISGGLEVLAEKCPNLTYLNLSGNKIKDISALEALQNLKNLKSLDLFNCEITTLEDYRENVFEMLQQITYLDGFDQEDNEAPDSGAEEDEDGDEDDEEEDEAGPTEGYGEEEEEEEEEEEDEDEAGSELGEGEEEVGLSYLMREEIQDEEDDDDYVEEGEEEEEEEEEEEEEGLRGEKRKRDAEDDGEEEDD; this is encoded by the exons ATGGAGATGAAGAAGAGGATTAACCTGGAGTTAAGAAACAGAGCCCCGGAGGAG GTGACACAGTTAGTCCTTGATAACTGCCATTGTGTCAATGGGGAAATTGAAGGCCTgaatgatacttttaaaaaactagagtTTCTGAGTATGGTTAATGTGGAGCTAAGTTCACTGGCCAGGCTTCCCAACTTAAGTAAACTTCAAAAG TTGGAACTTAGTAACAATAGAATTTCTGGAGGCTTGGAAGTCCTGGCAGAGAAATGTCCTAATCTTACCTACCTCAATCTGAGtggaaacaaaatcaaagatATCAGTGCACTAGAAGCTCTG caaaatcttaaaaatttgaaaagtctTGACTTGTTTAACTGTGAGATCACTACCCTGGAAGATTATAGAGAGAATGTTTTTGAAATGCTGCAGCAGATCACATACTTAGATGGATTTGATCAGGAGGATAACGAAGCACCAGACTCGGGAGCAGAGGAGGATGAAG ATGGAGATGAAGATGATGAAGAGGAAGATGAAGCTGGTCCAACTGAGGGAtatggggaagaggaggaagaagaagaggaggaggaagaggatgaagatGAAGCAGGCTCAGAattgggagagggagaagaggaagtgggTCTCTCATACTTAATGAGAGAGGAAATTCAG gatgaagaagatgatgatgactatgttgaagaaggggaagaagaagaggaagaggaagaggaagagg AAGAAGAAGGTCTTCGAGGGGAAAAGCGGAAACGAGATGCTGAAGATGATGGAGAGGAAGAAGATGACTAG
- the ANP32E gene encoding acidic leucine-rich nuclear phosphoprotein 32 family member E isoform X2, whose protein sequence is MEMKKRINLELRNRAPEEVTQLVLDNCHCVNGEIEGLNDTFKKLEFLSMVNVELSSLARLPNLSKLQKLELSNNRISGGLEVLAEKCPNLTYLNLSGNKIKDISALEALQNLKNLKSLDLFNCEITTLEDYRENVFEMLQQITYLDGFDQEDNEAPDSGAEEDEDEDDEEEDEAGPTEGYGEEEEEEEEEEEDEDEAGSELGEGEEEVGLSYLMREEIQDEEDDDDYVEEGEEEEEEEEEEEEEGLRGEKRKRDAEDDGEEEDD, encoded by the exons ATGGAGATGAAGAAGAGGATTAACCTGGAGTTAAGAAACAGAGCCCCGGAGGAG GTGACACAGTTAGTCCTTGATAACTGCCATTGTGTCAATGGGGAAATTGAAGGCCTgaatgatacttttaaaaaactagagtTTCTGAGTATGGTTAATGTGGAGCTAAGTTCACTGGCCAGGCTTCCCAACTTAAGTAAACTTCAAAAG TTGGAACTTAGTAACAATAGAATTTCTGGAGGCTTGGAAGTCCTGGCAGAGAAATGTCCTAATCTTACCTACCTCAATCTGAGtggaaacaaaatcaaagatATCAGTGCACTAGAAGCTCTG caaaatcttaaaaatttgaaaagtctTGACTTGTTTAACTGTGAGATCACTACCCTGGAAGATTATAGAGAGAATGTTTTTGAAATGCTGCAGCAGATCACATACTTAGATGGATTTGATCAGGAGGATAACGAAGCACCAGACTCGGGAGCAGAGGAGGATGAAG ATGAAGATGATGAAGAGGAAGATGAAGCTGGTCCAACTGAGGGAtatggggaagaggaggaagaagaagaggaggaggaagaggatgaagatGAAGCAGGCTCAGAattgggagagggagaagaggaagtgggTCTCTCATACTTAATGAGAGAGGAAATTCAG gatgaagaagatgatgatgactatgttgaagaaggggaagaagaagaggaagaggaagaggaagagg AAGAAGAAGGTCTTCGAGGGGAAAAGCGGAAACGAGATGCTGAAGATGATGGAGAGGAAGAAGATGACTAG
- the ANP32E gene encoding acidic leucine-rich nuclear phosphoprotein 32 family member E isoform X3, which produces MVNVELSSLARLPNLSKLQKLELSNNRISGGLEVLAEKCPNLTYLNLSGNKIKDISALEALQNLKNLKSLDLFNCEITTLEDYRENVFEMLQQITYLDGFDQEDNEAPDSGAEEDEDGDEDDEEEDEAGPTEGYGEEEEEEEEEEEDEDEAGSELGEGEEEVGLSYLMREEIQDEEDDDDYVEEGEEEEEEEEEEEEEGLRGEKRKRDAEDDGEEEDD; this is translated from the exons ATGGTTAATGTGGAGCTAAGTTCACTGGCCAGGCTTCCCAACTTAAGTAAACTTCAAAAG TTGGAACTTAGTAACAATAGAATTTCTGGAGGCTTGGAAGTCCTGGCAGAGAAATGTCCTAATCTTACCTACCTCAATCTGAGtggaaacaaaatcaaagatATCAGTGCACTAGAAGCTCTG caaaatcttaaaaatttgaaaagtctTGACTTGTTTAACTGTGAGATCACTACCCTGGAAGATTATAGAGAGAATGTTTTTGAAATGCTGCAGCAGATCACATACTTAGATGGATTTGATCAGGAGGATAACGAAGCACCAGACTCGGGAGCAGAGGAGGATGAAG ATGGAGATGAAGATGATGAAGAGGAAGATGAAGCTGGTCCAACTGAGGGAtatggggaagaggaggaagaagaagaggaggaggaagaggatgaagatGAAGCAGGCTCAGAattgggagagggagaagaggaagtgggTCTCTCATACTTAATGAGAGAGGAAATTCAG gatgaagaagatgatgatgactatgttgaagaaggggaagaagaagaggaagaggaagaggaagagg AAGAAGAAGGTCTTCGAGGGGAAAAGCGGAAACGAGATGCTGAAGATGATGGAGAGGAAGAAGATGACTAG
- the ANP32E gene encoding acidic leucine-rich nuclear phosphoprotein 32 family member E isoform X4 — MEMKKRINLELRNRAPEEVTQLVLDNCHCVNGEIEGLNDTFKKLEFLSMVNVELSSLARLPNLSKLQKLELSNNRISGGLEVLAEKCPNLTYLNLSGNKIKDISALEALMEMKMMKRKMKLVQLRDMGKRRKKKRRRKRMKMKQAQNWEREKRKWVSHT; from the exons ATGGAGATGAAGAAGAGGATTAACCTGGAGTTAAGAAACAGAGCCCCGGAGGAG GTGACACAGTTAGTCCTTGATAACTGCCATTGTGTCAATGGGGAAATTGAAGGCCTgaatgatacttttaaaaaactagagtTTCTGAGTATGGTTAATGTGGAGCTAAGTTCACTGGCCAGGCTTCCCAACTTAAGTAAACTTCAAAAG TTGGAACTTAGTAACAATAGAATTTCTGGAGGCTTGGAAGTCCTGGCAGAGAAATGTCCTAATCTTACCTACCTCAATCTGAGtggaaacaaaatcaaagatATCAGTGCACTAGAAGCTCTG ATGGAGATGAAGATGATGAAGAGGAAGATGAAGCTGGTCCAACTGAGGGAtatggggaagaggaggaagaagaagaggaggaggaagaggatgaagatGAAGCAGGCTCAGAattgggagagggagaagaggaagtgggTCTCTCATACTTAA